The Listeria monocytogenes genome window below encodes:
- a CDS encoding cyclic-di-AMP receptor: MKLIFAIVQDQDSNRLSDALTKGNFGATKLATTGGFLKAGNTTFIIGTEDERVDDALAIIKENCKAREQMMTPSASLGVTVDTYVPYPIEVQVGGATVFVMPVESFHHF, from the coding sequence TTGAAACTGATATTTGCGATCGTCCAAGACCAAGATAGCAACCGTTTGTCTGACGCACTTACAAAAGGCAATTTCGGTGCGACAAAACTAGCTACAACAGGTGGATTTTTAAAAGCAGGCAACACCACATTTATTATCGGTACAGAAGATGAACGTGTAGATGATGCACTAGCGATAATTAAGGAAAACTGTAAAGCACGCGAACAAATGATGACACCATCCGCATCCCTTGGAGTGACGGTAGATACGTACGTGCCTTACCCAATCGAAGTCCAAGTTGGCGGCGCAACCGTGTTTGTAATGCCAGTGGAAAGTTTTCATCATTTTTAA
- a CDS encoding FtsW/RodA/SpoVE family cell cycle protein produces the protein MRAGRVLFVTYVLLAVWSLLLVYSTSYGVAVMRYKVEPSYFFDRQLLFYGLGFLGLLVCSRINVQLFYRKRTLQVLAGSLVGLLILVLLTGSAANNAQRWLSIAGVTFQPTEMVKLLLILVIATVFLKKGCGVRVQYWLLGFLFLTVGLVFLQPDLGTALILGVIGVALFLTSGVGLTRLVRVAIWSFALLLLVALMIYFFHPDFFSSAKLGRFAFLDPFNLDNLDASYQLRNGYYAIGSGGIFGNGLGGSIQKLGYLPEPHTDFIMTVIAEELGIFGVIWTIFLLMMLSFTALYIAICSQFIFDSLICIGVASWVSVQMFLNLGGVSGIIPLTGVPLPFISYGGSSVVMLSCAVGFVLAAARRNVLAKTREVVYL, from the coding sequence ATGCGGGCGGGGCGTGTACTATTTGTAACGTACGTACTTCTGGCAGTATGGAGTTTGCTACTTGTTTATAGCACGAGTTATGGTGTTGCCGTTATGCGATACAAAGTGGAGCCAAGTTATTTCTTTGATAGACAATTACTTTTTTATGGACTTGGTTTTTTAGGCCTACTCGTTTGCTCGCGCATTAATGTGCAACTATTTTATCGCAAACGAACGCTTCAGGTTTTGGCTGGAAGTTTGGTTGGTTTACTGATTCTAGTGCTCTTAACAGGAAGTGCGGCGAACAATGCGCAAAGATGGTTATCTATTGCGGGTGTGACTTTTCAGCCTACAGAGATGGTTAAGTTACTGCTAATACTAGTAATTGCAACAGTTTTCTTGAAAAAAGGTTGCGGAGTTCGTGTCCAATATTGGTTGCTTGGATTTTTATTTTTAACAGTGGGGCTTGTCTTTTTGCAGCCAGATCTTGGCACTGCACTGATTTTAGGCGTTATTGGGGTCGCTTTGTTTTTAACGAGCGGAGTTGGTCTCACACGCCTTGTGCGAGTAGCTATTTGGTCTTTCGCTCTCTTATTACTTGTAGCGCTAATGATTTACTTCTTTCACCCAGACTTTTTTAGTTCAGCAAAATTGGGTAGATTTGCTTTTTTGGATCCGTTTAACTTGGATAATTTAGATGCTTCTTATCAACTTAGAAATGGCTATTATGCGATTGGGAGCGGTGGGATATTTGGAAATGGCTTAGGAGGTAGTATCCAGAAGTTAGGTTATTTACCAGAACCTCATACGGATTTTATTATGACGGTGATTGCGGAGGAACTTGGTATTTTTGGTGTTATATGGACGATATTTTTGCTGATGATGTTAAGTTTTACGGCGCTCTATATTGCTATTTGCAGTCAATTTATTTTTGATTCGCTGATTTGTATTGGTGTTGCGTCTTGGGTGTCGGTGCAGATGTTTTTGAATCTCGGTGGAGTGAGTGGGATTATTCCGCTTACTGGTGTGCCGCTGCCATTTATTAGCTATGGTGGTAGTTCAGTGGTCATGCTTTCGTGTGCAGTCGGATTTGTACTGGCGGCGGCGAGACGGAACGTGCTAGCTAAAACGAGGGAGGTCGTGTATTTATGA
- the tmk gene encoding dTMP kinase: MKAIFITLEGPDGSGKTTVGTLLNQKMTEAGIDFIKTREPGGSPISEKVRNIVLGIGNEEMDPKTEVLLIAGARRQHVVETIRPALAAGKTVLCDRFMDSSLAYQGAGRDMNMEQVLQVNLYAIEDTLPDRTYYLDVPAEVGLARIAANKGREVNRLDKEDITYHEKVQAGYEKIINMFPERFMRVDATKTPEEITETILADILRQLA, encoded by the coding sequence ATGAAAGCTATTTTTATTACACTTGAAGGCCCAGATGGCTCTGGTAAAACAACAGTAGGAACCCTACTTAATCAAAAAATGACGGAAGCTGGCATCGATTTTATTAAGACGCGCGAACCAGGTGGCAGCCCAATTTCAGAAAAAGTAAGAAATATTGTCCTCGGAATTGGCAATGAAGAAATGGATCCAAAAACAGAGGTGCTACTTATTGCGGGAGCGCGCCGTCAACATGTCGTTGAAACAATTCGCCCAGCCTTAGCAGCAGGGAAAACAGTACTTTGTGACCGCTTTATGGATAGCTCTCTTGCTTACCAAGGTGCCGGACGTGACATGAATATGGAACAAGTTTTACAAGTGAATTTATATGCAATTGAAGATACACTGCCTGACCGGACATACTATCTCGATGTGCCTGCCGAAGTTGGTTTAGCAAGAATCGCCGCTAATAAGGGCCGTGAAGTCAACCGCTTAGATAAAGAAGATATTACCTACCACGAAAAAGTTCAAGCTGGATACGAAAAAATCATCAACATGTTCCCGGAACGTTTTATGCGAGTGGACGCTACAAAGACACCAGAAGAAATTACAGAAACTATTTTAGCTGATATTTTACGACAATTAGCCTAA
- a CDS encoding TetR/AcrR family transcriptional regulator, which produces MITNESIMDATLCMMAKHGIKGSTTRQLAEAAGINEATIFKKFKSKDNLIHMTLEVQFESMKAEINQFFDKDFESAKVFLRQASQFISDIYEKYRDFMVISVREMGSKDMEFIDPSIVEYLYERVNQKVKEMVPSKNSAQEADAISLILNSVILLIMVEKVRDDIYKRPPTITTTADSLADVLLKLLK; this is translated from the coding sequence ATGATTACAAACGAATCCATCATGGATGCAACGCTTTGTATGATGGCGAAACACGGCATTAAAGGCTCCACAACAAGACAATTAGCAGAAGCCGCTGGAATAAATGAAGCTACGATTTTTAAAAAATTCAAGAGCAAAGATAACCTTATTCATATGACGCTGGAAGTCCAATTTGAAAGTATGAAGGCGGAAATCAATCAATTTTTTGATAAAGATTTTGAGAGTGCCAAAGTATTTTTACGACAAGCGAGCCAATTTATTTCGGATATTTATGAAAAATATCGGGATTTTATGGTAATTTCCGTTCGAGAAATGGGTAGCAAAGATATGGAATTTATTGATCCATCGATTGTGGAATATTTGTATGAACGGGTTAATCAAAAAGTAAAAGAAATGGTTCCGAGTAAGAACTCTGCGCAAGAAGCAGATGCGATTTCTTTAATTTTAAATAGTGTTATTTTGCTTATTATGGTGGAAAAAGTACGCGATGATATTTATAAGCGCCCGCCAACGATTACAACAACCGCAGATTCTTTAGCAGATGTTTTGTTGAAATTATTGAAATAA
- the mgtA gene encoding magnesium-translocating P-type ATPase, producing the protein MKKLHVKKQGNNLLKESQMSRGKVLEKLGVMETGLTNVEVTERLAEFGPNQTVEEKKVSNLRLFIRAFNDPFIYILAMLMVVSYLTDDMEATVIMALMILASGILGFIQTSRAERASYALKNMVKNRVNVIRNGSMDLVMQDAIVPGDLIEISAGDIIPADARVISATDLLINQSALTGESIPAEKFVEDKRANPEIFERENLLFMGTDVLSGHGRAVVLRTGSSTFFGSLSIAATERRGDTSFDKGVKSISKLLFYFMMVMVPIVFMINGLMKGNWLEAFLYAVAIAVGLTPEMLPMIVSTNLAKGAINMSKKKVIMKELSAIQNIGAMDILCTDKTGTLTEDKLELVKYIDSAGKTSESVLKMAYLNSYFQTGWKNVLDHAVIAKLDESTAADWKKVGEIPFNFDRRRLSVVVENRAETRMITKGAVEEMLTVCTHKEFDGTISTLSESEKSEFQDMCAEMNRSGIRVIAVAYKTGKVGEAFTKTDEEQMIIAGFLGFRDPVKASTKEAIAHLFKNQINVKVLTGDNEIVTKRICQEVGIPANGFLLGADIEELSDEELTRELRKYHIFAKLTPMQKSRIIGLLKKAGHTVGFLGDGINDAPALRKADVGISVDTAADITKDASSVILLEKSLTVLNDAVMEGRNVFGNILKYLKMTASSNFGNVFSVLVASAFIPFLPMLSLHLLLQNLLYDFSQLTLPWDKMDRSFLKKPHQWEQKGMLRFILCIGPVSSIFDIATFLIMWFVFSANTMAEQALFHSGWFVVGLLTQTLVVHMIRTEKIPFIQSRAAAPVMIATLTVMALGIIIPFTGFGHSIGFVSLPGGYFPWLILILVGYMTTMQLVKTIYIRKFREWI; encoded by the coding sequence ATGAAAAAACTACATGTAAAAAAGCAAGGTAATAATTTGCTCAAAGAATCACAAATGAGCAGAGGAAAAGTTTTGGAAAAATTAGGTGTTATGGAAACGGGGCTAACAAACGTAGAAGTTACGGAAAGATTAGCGGAATTTGGTCCCAATCAAACAGTGGAAGAAAAGAAAGTATCGAATTTACGGCTCTTTATTCGGGCGTTTAATGATCCGTTTATCTATATTTTAGCGATGTTGATGGTTGTTTCGTATTTGACGGACGACATGGAAGCAACCGTGATTATGGCGCTAATGATACTTGCGAGCGGCATACTTGGATTTATTCAAACAAGTAGAGCTGAGCGGGCGAGTTACGCGTTAAAAAACATGGTGAAAAATAGAGTCAATGTTATTCGAAATGGCTCCATGGATTTGGTGATGCAAGATGCTATCGTACCAGGAGATTTAATTGAAATTTCGGCGGGAGATATTATCCCAGCAGATGCGCGTGTTATTTCGGCTACGGACTTATTAATTAATCAATCGGCCCTTACAGGAGAATCGATTCCTGCTGAAAAATTTGTGGAAGACAAACGTGCCAATCCAGAAATTTTTGAACGGGAAAACCTATTATTTATGGGGACAGATGTGTTAAGTGGGCATGGTCGGGCAGTTGTTTTGCGGACTGGGAGCTCGACATTCTTCGGTTCATTGTCCATCGCAGCTACTGAACGGCGCGGCGATACTAGTTTTGATAAAGGTGTTAAATCAATTTCGAAATTACTATTTTATTTTATGATGGTGATGGTACCGATTGTATTTATGATTAACGGGCTTATGAAAGGCAATTGGTTAGAAGCATTTCTATATGCAGTAGCGATTGCGGTTGGTCTTACACCCGAGATGCTACCGATGATTGTCAGCACGAACTTGGCAAAGGGCGCAATCAATATGTCGAAGAAAAAAGTAATCATGAAAGAACTGAGCGCCATTCAAAATATCGGTGCGATGGATATTTTATGTACGGATAAAACTGGGACGCTCACAGAAGATAAGCTAGAACTTGTAAAATACATTGATAGTGCGGGCAAAACCTCAGAAAGCGTCTTAAAAATGGCTTATTTAAACAGTTACTTCCAAACTGGTTGGAAAAATGTTTTAGATCATGCAGTTATTGCCAAATTGGATGAGAGCACTGCAGCGGATTGGAAAAAAGTTGGCGAAATTCCCTTTAACTTTGATCGTCGCCGTTTGAGCGTAGTGGTTGAAAATAGGGCAGAAACAAGGATGATTACAAAAGGCGCGGTGGAAGAAATGCTCACTGTATGCACTCATAAGGAATTTGACGGGACTATTTCAACACTATCTGAATCAGAAAAGAGCGAATTTCAAGACATGTGTGCCGAAATGAATCGTTCAGGAATTCGAGTAATTGCAGTGGCTTATAAAACTGGAAAAGTCGGAGAAGCATTTACTAAGACCGACGAAGAACAAATGATTATTGCGGGATTCCTCGGTTTCCGCGATCCAGTAAAAGCATCGACGAAAGAAGCAATCGCTCATCTTTTTAAAAATCAAATTAACGTTAAAGTTTTGACGGGAGATAATGAAATTGTTACGAAACGAATTTGTCAGGAAGTAGGCATTCCAGCGAACGGATTTTTACTAGGTGCGGATATAGAAGAGCTTTCCGATGAAGAACTTACGCGAGAACTGCGAAAATATCACATTTTTGCTAAATTAACCCCAATGCAAAAATCGCGAATCATTGGTTTGCTTAAAAAAGCGGGGCATACGGTTGGATTTCTTGGTGATGGAATCAATGACGCGCCAGCACTTAGGAAAGCGGATGTTGGAATTTCGGTTGATACGGCGGCAGATATTACGAAAGATGCTAGCTCAGTCATTTTACTTGAGAAAAGCTTAACGGTCTTAAATGATGCGGTGATGGAAGGCCGGAATGTATTCGGTAATATTCTAAAATACCTTAAAATGACGGCCAGCTCTAACTTTGGTAATGTGTTTAGTGTTTTGGTTGCGAGTGCATTTATTCCGTTTTTACCAATGCTATCGTTACACCTTTTACTGCAAAATTTATTGTATGATTTCTCTCAATTAACACTCCCTTGGGACAAAATGGATCGCTCATTTTTGAAAAAGCCACATCAATGGGAACAAAAAGGAATGTTGCGCTTTATTCTATGTATTGGTCCGGTGAGTTCGATCTTTGATATTGCGACGTTTCTAATTATGTGGTTTGTATTTAGCGCGAATACGATGGCGGAGCAAGCATTATTCCACAGTGGCTGGTTTGTGGTGGGCTTACTTACGCAAACATTGGTCGTACACATGATTCGTACAGAGAAAATACCGTTCATTCAAAGTCGAGCAGCTGCACCTGTCATGATTGCAACGCTTACTGTAATGGCGCTTGGGATTATTATTCCATTTACAGGATTCGGTCATAGCATTGGGTTTGTCAGCTTGCCGGGTGGTTATTTCCCTTGGTTGATATTGATTTTGGTTGGCTATATGACTACGATGCAACTGGTGAAAACTATCTACATTCGGAAATTCCGGGAGTGGATTTAA
- a CDS encoding 1,4-beta-N-acetylmuramoylhydrolase has translation MQKTRKERILEALQEEKKNKKSKKFKTGATIAGVTAIATSITVPGIEVIVSADETAPADEASKSAEANTTTEAPATATPENTTENKTNNAETKEQTTTTETAPALAAQQIEKTPAAPATISNPDDKTSSPTVATYNQVQKTALRSGATIQSFVQTIQASSSQIAAENDLYASVMIAQAILESAYGTSELGSAPNYNLFGIKGAYNGQSYTKQTLEDDGKGNYYTITAKFRKYPSYHQSLEDYAKVIRNGPSWNSNYYSKVWKSNTTSYKDATKALTGTYATDTAYATKLNDLISRYNLTQYDSGKTTGGNSGSTGNAGNSSNTENTSNAKIYTVVKGDSLWRIANNHKVTIANLKAWNNLKSDFIYPGQKLKVSAGSTTTNTNTSKPSTGTSTSNPSTGTSTNANAKVYTVVKGDSLWRIANNNKVTIANLKAWNNLKSDFIYPGQKLKVSAGSTTTNTNTSKPSTNTNTSKPSTNNSTSTSTNAKVYTVAKGDSLWRIANNNKVTIANLKAWNNLKSDFIYPGQKLKVSAESTTNTNTAKPNTTNNSTVKTYTVKKGDSLWAISRQYKTTVDNIKAWNKLTSNMIHVGQKLTIK, from the coding sequence ATGCAAAAGACGAGAAAAGAACGGATTCTTGAAGCCTTACAAGAAGAAAAGAAAAACAAAAAAAGTAAAAAATTTAAAACTGGTGCAACAATTGCTGGGGTTACTGCCATCGCAACCTCTATCACTGTTCCAGGAATCGAAGTAATCGTTAGCGCAGACGAAACAGCGCCTGCTGACGAAGCATCTAAAAGCGCAGAAGCTAACACAACTACAGAAGCACCCGCAACTGCCACTCCTGAAAACACAACAGAAAATAAAACAAACAACGCAGAAACAAAAGAACAAACAACAACTACAGAAACTGCTCCGGCTCTAGCTGCGCAACAAATCGAAAAAACGCCTGCTGCTCCAGCGACGATTAGCAACCCAGATGACAAAACAAGTTCTCCAACTGTTGCTACTTATAATCAGGTACAAAAAACCGCCTTACGTTCTGGCGCAACTATTCAAAGCTTTGTACAAACAATCCAAGCCTCTTCTTCCCAAATTGCAGCAGAAAATGACCTGTACGCATCTGTCATGATCGCCCAAGCAATTTTAGAAAGCGCTTATGGAACGAGTGAATTAGGTTCTGCTCCAAACTATAATCTTTTTGGAATCAAAGGAGCATACAACGGCCAATCTTACACAAAACAAACACTTGAAGATGATGGTAAAGGAAACTACTACACAATCACAGCTAAATTCAGAAAGTACCCTTCTTACCACCAATCACTTGAAGACTATGCCAAAGTTATTCGTAACGGCCCAAGCTGGAATTCAAATTACTACTCTAAAGTTTGGAAAAGCAACACTACTTCCTACAAAGACGCAACCAAAGCCTTAACAGGAACATACGCAACAGACACAGCCTATGCAACAAAATTAAATGACTTAATTAGTCGATATAATTTAACCCAATATGACAGTGGCAAAACAACTGGCGGAAACTCCGGAAGCACTGGTAATGCTGGGAATTCTAGCAACACCGAAAACACTTCCAACGCAAAAATTTATACAGTGGTCAAAGGGGACTCCCTTTGGAGAATCGCGAACAACCATAAAGTAACCATCGCGAACTTAAAAGCTTGGAACAACTTGAAATCTGATTTCATTTACCCAGGCCAAAAACTTAAAGTAAGTGCTGGTTCTACTACCACCAACACAAATACGTCTAAACCGAGCACAGGAACAAGCACGTCCAACCCAAGTACAGGCACTAGCACGAACGCAAACGCTAAAGTTTACACAGTTGTCAAAGGGGACTCCCTTTGGAGAATCGCAAATAACAACAAAGTGACTATCGCTAACTTAAAAGCTTGGAATAACTTGAAATCTGACTTTATTTACCCAGGCCAAAAACTTAAAGTAAGTGCTGGTTCTACTACCACCAACACAAATACGTCTAAACCGAGCACAAACACGAATACATCCAAACCAAGCACAAACAATAGTACTAGCACAAGCACAAATGCCAAAGTTTACACAGTTGCAAAAGGGGACTCCCTTTGGAGAATCGCTAACAACAACAAAGTGACTATCGCTAACTTAAAAGCTTGGAATAACTTGAAATCCGACTTCATTTATCCAGGTCAAAAGCTTAAAGTAAGTGCCGAATCTACTACAAACACAAATACAGCTAAACCAAACACAACAAACAATTCCACAGTAAAAACATACACTGTCAAAAAAGGCGACTCTTTATGGGCCATTTCTAGACAATATAAAACAACTGTAGATAATATTAAAGCTTGGAACAAGTTAACAAGCAATATGATTCATGTTGGTCAGAAATTGACGATTAAGTGA